In Chroicocephalus ridibundus chromosome 4, bChrRid1.1, whole genome shotgun sequence, one genomic interval encodes:
- the LOC134514197 gene encoding olfactory receptor 4S2-like, translating to MENASTVKEFILLGFSENQGVQKIFFVVFLFFYMIILAGNLLIVITVIRSQRLNSPMYFFLCYLSFVDICYSSVTAPKMIADFLVENKTISFVGCIAQLFGVHFFGCTEIFVLTVMAYDRYVAICRPLHYTAVMTRRVCGRMVIGSWVGGFLHSIVQTLLTTQLPFCGPNKIDHYFCDVHPLLQLACTNTYTVGIIVVANSGMITLSCFIILVVSYIVILVSLKSQTSEGRYKALSTCGSHITVVILFFGPCTFIYIRPSSNLSEDKSVAVIYTVITPMLNPLIYTLRNGEVKSAMRKLWSRKVGSENGKV from the coding sequence ATGGAGAATGCAAGCACTGTGAAGGAATTCATTCTTCTGGGCTTCTCAGAGAATCAAGGggtgcagaaaatattttttgtggtgtttctgtTCTTCTATATGATTATTTTGGCAGGAAATCTGCTCATTGTTATCACTGTAATTAGGAGTCAACGTCTGAACTCCcccatgtatttcttcctctgctaCCTGTCCTTTGTAGATATCTGTTACTCTTCCGTCACAGCTCCCAAAATGATTGCCGACTTCCttgttgaaaataaaaccatctcCTTTGTGGGTTGCATAGCGCAGCTGTTTGGGGTCCATTTCTTTGGCTGCACAGAGATCTTCGTCCTCACAGTGATGGCCTACGatcgctacgttgccatctgcagaCCTCTCCACTACACTGCTGTCATGACCAGGCGTGTGTGTGGCCGGATGGTCATCGGCTCGTGGGTAGGAGGCTTCCTGCACTCCATCGTGCAGACTCTTCTAACCACTCAGCTCCCCTTCTGTGGCCCTAACAAAATTGACCACTACTTCTGTGATGTCCACCCCCTCCTACAACTGGCCTGTACCAACACCTACACTGTGGGCATCATTGTCGTTGCCAACAGCGGAATGATAACTCTGAGCTGTTTCATCATCCTGGTCGTGTCCTACATTGTCATCCTGGTTTCCTTGAAAAGTCAAACATCTGAAGGGCGGTACAAGGCCCTCTCCACCTGTGGGTCCCACATCACTGTGGTGATTCTGTTCTTCGGGCCATGCACGTTCATCTACATCCGTCCGTCCAGCAATCTGTCGGAGGACAAGAGCGTGGCAGTGATTTACACTGTCATCACCCCCATGCTGAACCCACTCATCTACACGCTAAGAAACGGGGAGGTGAAGAGTGCCATGAGGAAACTGTGGAGTAGGAAAGTGGGAAGTGAAAATGGCAAGGTGTAG
- the LOC134514426 gene encoding olfactory receptor 4S2-like produces MVSMDNKRNVTEFILHGLTQDKTVAKVCFSLFLLFYAAIVLGNLLIIITIKTSGQLNSPMYFFLGYLSFLDISYSTVTAPKLIYDLLVEKKTISFVGCIAQLFAGHFVGCTEIFLLTVMAYDRCIAICKPLRYTNIVNKHVCGWLVAASWVGGFVHSMVQTLLTIQLPFCGPNEIDHYFCDVHPLLKLACTDTYIVGVTVAANSGAISLSCFVVLVVSYAVILVSLRTRSSEGRLKALYTCTSHITVVVLFFGPCIFIYMRPSTTFAADKMVSVFYTIITPMLNPLIYTLRNREVKNAMKKLWSRKVKQSAQ; encoded by the coding sequence ATGGTGTCTATGGACAACAAAAGAAATGTGACGGAGTTCATCCTTCATGGACTGACACAAGATAAGACAGTAGCAAAAGTGTGCTTCTCATTATTCTTACTCTTCTATGCTGCTATTGTTCTTGGAAACCTGCTTATCATCATTACTATAAAGACAAGCGGACAGCTGAACTctcccatgtacttcttcctggGCTACTTGTCTTTTTTAGACATCAGTTACTCTACTGTCACAGCACCCAAACTCATTTATGACCTCCTTGTTGAGAAGAAGACCATCTCTTTTGTGGGCTGCATAGCTCAACTGTTTGCGGGCCATTTCGTCGGGTGCACTGAGATCTTCCTTCTCACAGTGATGGCCTATGATCGTTGCATTGCCATATGCAAGCCGCTTCGTTACACAAATATTGTGAACAAGCATGTCTGTGGCTGGCTGGTGGCAGCTTCTTGGGTGGGAGGCTTTGTGCACTCCATGGTGCAGACCCTGCTGACCATTCAGCTACCGTTTTGCGGGCCCAATGAGATTGACCACTATTTCTGTGATGTTCACCCTTTACTGAAGCTGGCCTGCACTGACACCTACATCGTTGGCGTCACTGTGGCTGCCAATAGCGGTGCGATTTCCCTGAgctgttttgttgttcttgttgtgTCCTATGCTGTTATCTTGGTTTCTTTGAGGACACGCTCTTCCGAAGGGCGCCTCAAAGCACTCTATACCTGTACCTCCCACATCACTGTTGTAGTTCTGTTCTTTGGGCCATGTATTTTCATCTATATGCGCCCTTCCACCACCTTCGCAGCCGACAAGATGGTCTCCGTGTTCTACACCATCATCACGCCTATGCTCAATCCCTTGATCTACACCCTCCGAAACCGAGAGGtgaaaaatgccatgaaaaaGTTGTGGAGCAGAAAAGTGAAGCAGAGTGCGCAATGA